In Brevibacterium zhoupengii, the following are encoded in one genomic region:
- the rpsM gene encoding 30S ribosomal protein S13: MARLAGVDIPREKRVEVALTYIYGVGRTRASQTLTETGISPDTRVKDLSDAELVQLRDYIEGTFQVEGDLRREVAADIRRKVEIGSYEGLRHRRGLPVRGQRTKTNARTRKGPKRTVAGKKK, translated from the coding sequence ATGGCACGACTTGCCGGAGTCGACATCCCGCGTGAAAAGCGCGTGGAGGTCGCCTTGACTTACATCTATGGTGTGGGCCGCACCCGTGCGAGCCAGACCCTGACAGAAACGGGAATCAGCCCTGATACCCGTGTGAAGGACTTGAGCGATGCCGAGCTCGTCCAGCTGCGTGACTATATCGAGGGCACATTCCAGGTTGAGGGTGACCTCCGCCGTGAGGTTGCTGCCGACATTCGCCGCAAGGTGGAGATCGGAAGCTACGAAGGCCTGCGTCACCGCCGCGGTCTGCCGGTTCGCGGACAGCGGACCAAGACGAATGCGCGTACCCGTAAGGGACCGAAGCGCACCGTGGCCGGTAAGAAGAAGTAA
- the rpsK gene encoding 30S ribosomal protein S11 produces MPPKSRAATVRKPRRKLKKNIVAGQAHIKSTFNNTIVSITDPTGAVISWASSGEVGFKGSRKSTPYAAQMAAESAARRAQEHGLKKVDVFVKGPGSGRETAIRSLQAAGLELGTIQDVTPVPFNGCRPTKRRRG; encoded by the coding sequence ATGCCTCCCAAGTCACGCGCCGCTACAGTGCGCAAGCCTCGCCGCAAGCTCAAGAAGAATATCGTTGCCGGCCAGGCACACATCAAATCAACGTTCAACAACACCATCGTGTCGATCACCGATCCGACCGGTGCCGTCATCTCCTGGGCCTCCTCAGGTGAGGTCGGCTTCAAGGGGTCGCGCAAGTCGACTCCTTACGCTGCGCAGATGGCCGCGGAGTCCGCTGCCCGTCGCGCACAGGAGCACGGCCTCAAGAAGGTCGACGTCTTCGTCAAGGGACCAGGTTCGGGACGCGAAACCGCGATCCGTTCGCTGCAGGCCGCCGGTCTGGAACTGGGCACCATTCAGGATGTCACTCCGGTTCCCTTCAACGGCTGCCGTCCCACCAAGCGCCGCCGCGGCTGA
- the rpmJ gene encoding 50S ribosomal protein L36 has protein sequence MKVKPSVKKICENCQITRRHGRVIVICSNPRHKQRQG, from the coding sequence ATGAAGGTTAAGCCAAGCGTCAAGAAGATCTGTGAGAATTGCCAGATTACCCGCCGTCACGGCCGGGTCATCGTCATCTGCTCCAACCCGCGTCACAAACAGCGCCAGGGTTGA
- the putP gene encoding sodium/proline symporter PutP produces the protein MTETTFRTIAIVLYFAGMLAIGWFAYRKTKNSLDDYMLAGRGLRPSVAALSAGASDMSGWLLMGLPGAIYLSGLVEAWIAVGLTIGAWVNWKFVAPRLRAFTETAGDSITIPSFFEQRLKDNTRLLRIVCGIIILVFFTFYVSSGMVAAGKFFESSFGLNYLAGMLIVAAITMVYTLFGGFLGATLTDVAQGLLMFAALVAVPVVAVFNAGGPSTVISNVREIDPSMLSLFGSGPFWAGGTYLAVISALAWGLGYFGQPHIIVRFMALRTPADATVARRIGVGWMGISALGAIATAIVGISYFSEHADMKPTDPETVFLDLAQILFHPFIAGLVLAAVLAAIMSTISSQLVVTSSALIEDLYKIVALRTGSKRTLQDKTYVLLGRLGILVVAFIAVLLAISPSNSILDLVAFAWAGFGASFGPVVLLTLFWKKLSNWGALFGLISGAAVAFIWGQLGTPLTEQIYEIIPGFAVNLIVAIVVSKFTYKPNAETDREFDESVELSRVK, from the coding sequence ATGACGGAAACCACTTTCCGCACAATTGCAATCGTCCTGTACTTCGCAGGAATGCTGGCCATCGGCTGGTTCGCGTACCGCAAGACCAAGAACAGCCTCGACGACTACATGCTGGCAGGCCGCGGACTGCGCCCCAGCGTCGCAGCCCTGAGCGCCGGAGCATCTGACATGTCGGGCTGGCTGCTCATGGGTCTGCCAGGAGCGATCTACCTTTCGGGACTGGTCGAAGCTTGGATCGCTGTGGGACTGACGATCGGGGCCTGGGTGAACTGGAAGTTCGTGGCCCCGCGTCTGCGTGCCTTCACCGAGACCGCCGGTGATTCGATCACCATCCCCAGCTTCTTCGAGCAGCGACTCAAGGACAACACCCGTCTGCTGCGCATCGTCTGCGGCATCATCATCCTGGTGTTCTTCACCTTCTACGTGTCCTCGGGCATGGTCGCAGCCGGCAAATTCTTCGAATCGAGCTTCGGTCTGAACTATCTGGCTGGGATGCTCATCGTCGCCGCCATCACCATGGTCTACACACTGTTCGGCGGCTTCCTCGGGGCCACGCTCACCGATGTTGCCCAGGGGCTGCTGATGTTCGCGGCCCTTGTGGCCGTGCCGGTCGTTGCCGTGTTCAACGCCGGCGGTCCCTCAACCGTGATCTCCAACGTCAGGGAGATCGACCCCAGCATGCTCAGTCTCTTCGGGAGCGGACCCTTCTGGGCAGGTGGCACCTATCTCGCCGTCATCTCAGCTCTGGCCTGGGGCCTCGGCTACTTCGGCCAGCCGCACATCATCGTCCGGTTCATGGCTCTGCGGACACCAGCAGATGCCACGGTCGCTCGCCGTATCGGTGTGGGCTGGATGGGTATTTCGGCCCTCGGCGCCATTGCCACTGCGATCGTTGGAATCTCCTACTTCTCCGAGCATGCCGATATGAAGCCGACTGACCCGGAGACAGTGTTCCTGGACCTCGCGCAGATCCTGTTCCACCCGTTCATCGCGGGACTGGTCCTGGCTGCGGTGCTGGCAGCGATCATGTCGACGATCTCCTCACAGCTCGTCGTCACTTCCTCAGCACTCATCGAGGATCTGTACAAGATCGTGGCACTGCGCACAGGTTCGAAGCGCACCCTGCAGGACAAGACCTATGTCCTGCTCGGACGCCTCGGCATTCTCGTCGTCGCATTCATCGCGGTGCTCCTGGCGATCTCGCCGTCGAACAGCATCCTCGACCTGGTGGCGTTCGCCTGGGCCGGATTCGGCGCGTCGTTCGGACCGGTCGTCCTGCTGACCCTGTTCTGGAAGAAGCTCAGCAACTGGGGCGCACTCTTCGGTCTCATCTCGGGCGCGGCGGTCGCGTTCATCTGGGGACAGCTCGGCACCCCGTTGACCGAGCAGATCTACGAGATCATCCCCGGCTTCGCCGTCAACCTCATTGTGGCGATCGTGGTCAGCAAGTTCACGTACAAGCCGAACGCAGAAACGGATCGCGAGTTCGACGAATCGGTCGAGCTCTCACGCGTGAAGTGA
- the infA gene encoding translation initiation factor IF-1: protein MAKKEGVIEIEGSVVEALPNASFRVELSNGHRVLAHISGKMRQHYIRILPEDRVIVELSPYDLSRGRIVYRYK, encoded by the coding sequence ATGGCCAAAAAAGAAGGGGTCATTGAGATCGAAGGCTCTGTTGTCGAAGCCCTCCCGAACGCATCGTTCCGGGTTGAGCTGAGCAACGGGCACAGGGTGCTTGCGCATATCTCAGGGAAGATGCGACAGCACTACATTCGAATCCTGCCCGAGGACCGGGTCATCGTGGAGCTGTCTCCATACGACCTCTCGCGTGGACGAATCGTTTACCGCTACAAGTAA
- a CDS encoding nitroreductase family protein, which produces MMAITATLIAELFAHAARSPSAHNTQPWIPRFAPATTPRSPAEVHVAVDPARTLPVGDPNSQDLHLAMGCWVESFTIAAAEVGIHVGIGSVRGRGPALEIRLVLTALPDRPGASDLWPRFTSADLHHRQVDRGPMRRAEEPFATAFAAAERGLAASGTAPFEGRAPTKGMALVEVPHDLWETNLARATRYSYSHADIFTETLEWLRFDRRASSYAQDGLSADCLQIPRTLAAVAARLNTARLRPWIGALTSAALAPVELIDRLRASVVRRTSRDRRSPAPASTGGSAPLHHLVLVKDSTAPSAGADSLAKQEIELGRNLLRIWLLLDRHGLRVDVHSEIKDCPQTRSAVSDYLLDDHGMHALPVAAFSVGLSTTAVPRSARRPVEPIHS; this is translated from the coding sequence ATGATGGCGATCACCGCGACTCTCATCGCTGAGCTCTTCGCACACGCGGCTCGCTCCCCCTCGGCGCACAACACTCAGCCCTGGATTCCTCGCTTCGCACCTGCGACGACGCCAAGGTCCCCCGCGGAGGTGCACGTGGCTGTGGATCCGGCCCGCACCCTTCCGGTCGGCGACCCGAATTCCCAGGACCTGCATCTGGCCATGGGATGCTGGGTGGAGTCCTTCACCATCGCCGCCGCCGAGGTGGGCATCCACGTCGGCATCGGGTCCGTGCGGGGCCGCGGCCCCGCACTCGAAATCCGTCTGGTGCTCACAGCCCTCCCCGACCGGCCCGGTGCCTCTGACCTCTGGCCGAGGTTCACCTCCGCCGATCTGCACCATCGTCAGGTCGATCGGGGGCCGATGCGCAGAGCCGAAGAGCCCTTCGCCACAGCATTCGCTGCCGCAGAAAGGGGGCTGGCCGCCTCGGGCACGGCGCCGTTTGAGGGGAGGGCACCGACCAAGGGCATGGCACTCGTCGAAGTGCCCCATGACCTGTGGGAGACGAACCTGGCACGTGCCACACGATATTCGTACTCTCATGCAGACATCTTCACCGAAACCCTGGAATGGCTGCGGTTCGACCGCCGGGCGAGCTCCTACGCCCAGGACGGGTTGAGCGCGGACTGCCTGCAGATCCCGAGAACTCTGGCCGCGGTCGCCGCCCGACTCAACACGGCGAGACTGCGGCCATGGATCGGTGCGCTCACCTCGGCGGCCTTGGCACCCGTGGAACTCATCGACAGACTGCGGGCCTCGGTGGTGCGGCGAACATCGAGAGACAGAAGGTCACCGGCACCGGCTTCCACCGGCGGGTCCGCACCGCTGCATCATCTTGTGCTCGTCAAGGATTCCACCGCTCCTTCCGCAGGTGCCGACTCGCTGGCGAAGCAGGAGATCGAGCTGGGCCGCAACCTGCTGCGCATCTGGCTTCTGCTCGATCGGCACGGCCTGCGCGTTGACGTGCATTCCGAGATCAAAGACTGCCCACAGACGAGATCCGCTGTCTCCGACTATCTCCTCGACGATCACGGCATGCATGCGCTGCCGGTGGCCGCGTTCTCCGTCGGACTCTCGACAACAGCGGTGCCCCGCTCCGCCCGCCGCCCTGTGGAGCCAATACACAGTTGA
- the rplQ gene encoding 50S ribosomal protein L17, with amino-acid sequence MPTPTKGPRLGGSPTHERMMLNNMAAALFEHKKITTTVTKAKRLRPVAERMITAAKKGDLAARRRVLGKIGDKSIVHELFTSIAETMAERPGGYTRITKIGPRAGDNAPMAVIELVLEPYSPKQATVKEAEQATETAAAKNETAEVVEEAPAETTEEAADSAATDEVAEEATEESTEETK; translated from the coding sequence ATGCCAACCCCAACAAAGGGTCCTCGTCTCGGAGGCTCCCCAACACACGAGCGCATGATGCTCAACAACATGGCTGCGGCCCTGTTCGAGCACAAGAAGATCACCACGACCGTGACCAAGGCCAAGCGCCTGCGTCCGGTTGCGGAGCGCATGATCACCGCTGCGAAGAAGGGCGACCTCGCCGCCCGTCGTCGCGTGCTCGGCAAGATCGGTGACAAGTCGATCGTGCACGAGCTCTTCACCTCGATCGCCGAAACCATGGCCGAGCGTCCCGGTGGATACACACGTATCACCAAGATCGGTCCTCGCGCCGGCGACAACGCGCCCATGGCCGTCATCGAACTGGTTCTCGAGCCCTACTCGCCTAAGCAGGCAACTGTGAAGGAAGCCGAGCAGGCCACCGAGACTGCCGCTGCGAAGAACGAAACCGCAGAGGTCGTCGAAGAGGCTCCTGCAGAGACCACCGAGGAGGCAGCCGATTCGGCCGCAACCGACGAGGTCGCTGAAGAGGCAACCGAGGAAAGCACCGAAGAGACCAAGTAA
- a CDS encoding DNA-directed RNA polymerase subunit alpha, which produces MLIAQRPTLTEEVVSENRSRFAIEPLEPGFGYTLGNSLRRTLLSSIPGAAVTSIRIDGVLHEFSTVPGVKEDVTEFILNLKSLVVSSEFDEPVVAYLRKQGPGTVTAADVSAPAGVEIHNPDLHIATLNGEGRLDMELTIERGRGYVSSAQNKNADAEIGRVPVDSIYSPVLKVTYKVEATRVEQRTDFDRLVLDIETKPSMTPRDAIASAGKTLVELFGLARELNVEAEGIEIGPSPVDAALAADLALAIEDLDLTVRSYNCLKREGIHTVGELVARSEADLMDIRNFGSKSIDEVKAKLNELGLSLKDSPAGFEAGLVDEDQSYVEDEQY; this is translated from the coding sequence GTGCTCATTGCACAGCGCCCAACGCTCACGGAAGAAGTCGTCTCCGAGAATCGCTCACGGTTCGCCATCGAACCACTTGAGCCAGGATTCGGCTACACCCTCGGCAACTCACTTCGTCGTACCCTGCTGTCGTCGATTCCAGGTGCAGCCGTCACATCCATTCGGATTGACGGAGTGCTCCACGAATTCAGCACCGTTCCAGGAGTCAAGGAGGATGTCACTGAGTTCATCCTCAACCTGAAGTCCCTGGTCGTGTCCTCGGAATTCGACGAACCTGTCGTTGCCTACCTGCGCAAGCAGGGCCCAGGCACCGTGACTGCCGCCGATGTCTCTGCTCCTGCCGGAGTCGAGATCCATAACCCGGATCTGCATATCGCCACGTTGAATGGTGAAGGCCGTCTGGACATGGAACTGACCATCGAACGTGGACGCGGTTACGTTTCGAGCGCTCAGAACAAGAACGCGGATGCAGAGATCGGTCGGGTCCCCGTTGACTCGATCTACTCGCCGGTTCTCAAGGTCACCTACAAGGTCGAGGCTACTCGTGTTGAGCAGCGCACCGACTTTGACCGCCTGGTGCTCGACATTGAGACCAAGCCGTCGATGACCCCGCGCGATGCCATCGCATCTGCGGGCAAGACACTGGTCGAGCTCTTCGGCCTGGCTCGGGAACTCAACGTCGAAGCCGAAGGCATCGAGATCGGACCGTCGCCGGTTGACGCAGCTCTGGCTGCTGATCTGGCTCTGGCCATCGAAGATCTCGATCTGACCGTGCGCTCCTACAACTGCCTCAAGCGCGAAGGCATCCACACGGTCGGCGAGCTCGTTGCTCGCAGCGAAGCCGACCTCATGGATATCCGCAACTTTGGTTCGAAGTCGATCGACGAAGTGAAGGCCAAGCTCAACGAGCTGGGCCTGAGCCTCAAGGACAGTCCCGCCGGGTTCGAAGCCGGTCTCGTTGATGAGGACCAGTCCTACGTCGAAGACGAACAGTACTGA
- a CDS encoding MFS transporter: MSAHSSSVFRRNQWSLSLAQLFSGIGIATGFAVGGILAERLTGRTELAGFAQTASILGAGLLAVPLAKLAERRSRRLALASAYAIALCGAILIVLAILLGIDIAFFLGMGCFGAATAAGLQGRYAATDAAPDHLKGSAMSVVVWATTIGSVIGPNLSGPGAGIGRALGLDPLAGPFVIAIAGFGLALLSVLFLRRLAPATREQSSTSPRRGGTWQAIRRSPSALMGLLSVVTGHMIMVATMVMTPLHMDHHGLGLELIGITIGGHILGMYGLSPVFGYLTDKYSAGRVILGGHALFALSLVLGFIDALGESSFLRLSVALFVLGLGWSACLIAGSTLLTKEIDPAHRMSVQGLSDAGMNFGAAALAALSGPLLAFGGFASITLMGFIVLAVAVIASIRAGYGTAHST; encoded by the coding sequence ATGTCAGCACACTCGTCTTCCGTCTTCCGGCGGAACCAATGGTCGCTGAGTCTGGCACAGCTCTTCTCCGGCATCGGCATCGCCACGGGATTCGCCGTCGGTGGAATCCTCGCCGAGCGTCTGACCGGTCGGACCGAGCTCGCCGGATTCGCGCAGACGGCGTCCATCCTCGGCGCCGGGCTCCTCGCGGTTCCCTTAGCGAAGCTGGCCGAGCGCAGAAGCCGCAGACTGGCACTGGCCAGTGCCTACGCGATTGCCCTCTGCGGCGCCATCCTCATCGTGCTGGCCATCCTGTTGGGCATCGACATCGCATTCTTCCTCGGAATGGGCTGCTTCGGAGCTGCCACTGCCGCGGGCCTGCAGGGCCGGTATGCAGCCACGGATGCCGCCCCTGACCACCTCAAAGGCTCCGCTATGTCCGTCGTCGTCTGGGCCACGACCATCGGCTCCGTGATCGGGCCCAACCTCTCCGGCCCCGGTGCCGGTATCGGCCGTGCCCTGGGACTCGATCCTCTGGCGGGACCATTCGTCATCGCCATTGCCGGGTTCGGCCTTGCGCTGCTCAGCGTGCTGTTCCTGCGCCGGCTCGCTCCCGCCACCCGTGAGCAGTCCTCGACCTCCCCGCGCCGAGGTGGCACCTGGCAGGCCATCCGACGTTCCCCGAGCGCGCTCATGGGGCTGCTCTCCGTCGTCACCGGGCACATGATCATGGTCGCGACCATGGTGATGACTCCGCTGCATATGGACCATCACGGGCTCGGCCTCGAACTCATCGGAATCACGATCGGGGGTCATATCCTCGGCATGTACGGCCTCTCGCCGGTCTTCGGCTACCTCACCGACAAGTACTCCGCCGGACGAGTCATCCTCGGCGGACACGCGTTGTTCGCGCTGTCACTGGTCCTCGGGTTCATCGATGCACTCGGGGAGTCCTCGTTCCTGCGGCTGTCAGTGGCACTCTTCGTGTTGGGCCTCGGGTGGAGCGCTTGCCTCATCGCCGGATCCACCCTGCTGACCAAGGAGATCGACCCCGCGCACCGCATGTCAGTCCAAGGCCTCTCCGACGCGGGAATGAACTTCGGAGCCGCTGCGCTGGCGGCTCTGTCGGGACCGCTGCTGGCCTTCGGTGGGTTCGCCTCGATCACCCTGATGGGATTCATCGTGCTTGCTGTGGCCGTCATCGCCAGCATCCGGGCAGGGTACGGAACCGCACACAGCACCTGA